One Carya illinoinensis cultivar Pawnee chromosome 5, C.illinoinensisPawnee_v1, whole genome shotgun sequence genomic window, TGGTCCCCCTGCCTGTGGTCATAGATACTGCACTTTGATCCTTGGAACACAACTTTGCAAGACCAAAATCAGAAATTTTTGGAATAAAGTTTTGGTCTAGCAAAACATTATGAGGTTTGATATCAAAATGGAGGATTCTTTGATCACATCCTTGGTGAAGATATTCGATTCCTTTCGCCACACCGAGAGAAATATCATGCAATCTGTCCCAACCAAGAAAATGGCTCTTAGAATTCTCTGAAAATATAAacttttctaatgaataatttGAAAAGAACTCATAAACTAGTGCTCGTCTAAATCCATCTGCACAAAATCCAACCAAGCGGACCACATTAACATGATGGATTCTACCCATTATTCCAACTTCATTTATGAATTCTTCACCATTTCCCATGGAACTGTTCAAGATCTTCACAGCAACGTGGATTTCATTAGAAAGTTTTCCTTTGAACACTGTTCCATAGGCACCTTCGCCCAATTTCTCCGTAAACTGATTTGTAATCCTTTTAAGATCAGCGTACAAGTATCTCGTGGGCTTGTAGCTTCTGTAATCATCCAAGAAATTTTCAATTCTCTTCCGATATTCTTTTTCTGCTTTGTCATTGCTATAGACGCGATAAAGTGCGAAGGCCAGCAGTAGGAAAAGAGTCGGACCTAAAATGGCACCTGTGGCAACTAATTTTGTTGATGCACCTGTAAAAATATGGATTTGATATATATTAAACGTGATTAAacgttttaatttatttatttattttatcatttcgtGAATCTTGCAGAAAATTCCCCGTGGCAGAAGATCATCGATTATAAGCAAAGCCTGCAAAATTGTTAAGAAATTGAGTAAAGAATTGGTAATTGTATAGAAGATGATACCTTCGGTGTGTTTGGGGATGCATTGAATTTCTGACTCAATACAACTGCTATTAGTACATATACAACTCCTGCCTTTCAGTTCACAATTTCTGCAGGCTGGTCTAGACCAATTCAAATAAAGGATATCATCAGGATGATATACACCATCAGCTGGAATTGATCTAGCGCTATACATCTTTCTACAAGGTAGTGTGGGCAACGAATAGATTCCATCATCATCACTCAAGACATAAACTTGGTGGCTATAGCTAGTGTCACTAAGACAAGAAATGGCCCTCCTATATGTGAGTGCTTCTCCTTCAGTATGGGAACAACTGAAAAAGGAAAAGTCATCAAGGCCCAATCGATATCCTGTGAATTGGAAAGGTGAGGAAGATAAATTGAGTTGCTGGATCCCTCTTGGAAAGCAATGATCAGGATGATATACTTGAAGTTCTTGAGATTTGTAGTCAATCTTTTTGACAAAAAGCTTGACTGAAATTGGCAGCTCAAGCACTGTATCGTGTGTATCGGAGCAGGACAGATGAAACCCAGGAAAGCCACAGTAGTCCGGGTGGCGATCTTTGAGTTGGAAAGGAAATCGGATGGCTGGGCCGTGGCCGTCACACCGCCGTGATACGGCACACTCATCATGTTGGCCTTGCCCGTGGTGTAAGATGAAAAGCACAAACAAGAAATATGACTTTGCCATTCTTATTACGATCGAGCAAATACTTTATTGTCCGATCTGTTTTCTGAGCCTCTCGTGACTAAAAGGAAAACAATCACACTATCTTGGGGCGATCCACTTGCAGTCTCAAATTTATTGAGGCAATGAtcgtaaaaaatataaataaatttaataagagGATTAATTAGTTGGTAATCcaactaatattaaaatataaaactggGCCTACAAACCAAGACTAGTAATTAATTAGCAATATGTGACGCAGGTGCTTACGTCCGACTAGTTAGTAGCGTGATGTGACGCTGGTGTACACTACTTAAATATTGTTTGTTTACAGCTGTGGAAGTTATGCgctatactctctctctctctctcccacacAATGAAGATAGGTGTATCCCTTTCTGAAGGACTCATGGGCCTTATCGTTCTAGTTGTGCTGCTACTTCATCAAACTTGCAGTGCTAAGGATACAAATCGGGACTGTGTTCCTTCTTCTTGCGGCAATATCCTCAACATAGGCTCTCCATTTCGATTGGAAGGCGATCCTCCAAACTGCGGGTACTATAACCTGTCATGTCAGGAAAATCAAACCGTGTTACACTTATTTGCCGGAGAATACAATGTACAGGAAATCAATTACATTTCCCAAACAATCCGGGTTGTAGACTCAGGTATTCAGAAGGATAATTACTCCTCCATCCCTCGTCATTTTCTATGCTACAATAATTTCAGTACTCCATTTGGGACTGATCTTACATATTTCAGTCCCTACTTCTTGAACGCCGTAGTTTTGTTGAACTGTGAAAAGCGAGTGGATTCCCCATGGTATCTGAACAAATCTAGTTGCTTTGGCAATAGAGCGTATGCTTCCAACTCATCCTCATCCCAGCCTGAGGCTGGGTTTAGATATGTGATATATAACCACACGGACCTAAGGGATGTGGAGGACTTGTGCCAAGTAGAGCAAATATTTTGGACATCGTGGCGTGGCCTGATCAATCTACGAAATGACCCAAGTAGTATTTCCTGCGAAGACTTTCACAACCTATTGCTATACGGTTTTGAGCTTTCTTGGCTAACCCCGTCTACAGATTATGGAAAGTGCGGCATCTTCGAGTTTAGCGAACAACGTCGTTATTACTGCAAAACACGTGCGGGTGAGTAAACACTGCGGGATCCGATTCCTTATTAAATAAACGATGAAGGCTACTTTAACGAAATTTCTaggacataatttgatttgttaggtttaaattttaaaatttacttttcaaattaaattgaaCTATATGGATGGCGTgtagtataaataaaattattcaatttctttatgcatgtataacattatttatcttttctttgtCAAACCAGGAATTCTTGGACTGCCATTTCGGGTATACAAAGGTGAcctttttatctcaaaattgaagattaataTGTGATCGAAAgcacaatgaaaattttgaattgataaTTCCAACCACTAACGAcgtttgttcttttctttgtcAAAATCAGGACTCCTTGAGCTACCACTATATTTGTTTGGTGGTAAGGCTCATTTCTATCTCCAAGTGTAGGAATCACCACGTGCTAGCTTTTCGTTCCTATACACCGAGCTGGGAAAtgcatgaaaggaaaaataaattaatttatacttttcgttaattatttttcatggatgctaatttatcatgtatatatttttttaactattgtaGGTAGTGGAGTAAGGCAGACAACCATCGGTAAGATCATCTAactctgtttttattttctctattaaATTCTAATTTTCATGGGTGATCATATATTCCTTTTTTCTTGTGGTGGGGGAGGGGAGAGTGAGTGATATCATTCCTCCCTCATGAACCACTCCTTCCAAATCATATAGAAACTCTTGAGTGGAGCTTAATACGAAAGCAATTTAATTTGCACAAGGGGCTCCTTAATTTGATTTCCACTCTAAAAACTTCACTCAACAGAGACAGTTGAGAGATCGATTTTCTGATGCCTCTAAATTAATTTGCACGAGGGACTCCGGTCCCACTCTATGAAATTGCTCTTTGAAGCATGAAATTATTAGTCTCGATCAGCATTTGGCCAATTAGAAGAAATTTTTAAGTACCGTTACTTGAAAATTTTTAAGCTGGGTTTTAATTCTGACTTTCCAAATGCTGATGTTATTCTTGTTCTTTGTCAAAGCAGGAAGGCATATCGGTGATTTTATCTACAACTACTATTTCAAGTACGGTTGGAATGAGACAGGTgaggtttcaatttaagttttcGGGACAATTCAATatgaattaataaatatttgatctacttaactattaataaatattcaatttaaGTTTTCAAGTCACTttcttcattaattaattaaattattctttcTTGTAGGTCTTCAGGAAGTCATAGTATTCGTGAAAAGTTTAATCTTAGATTTCGGTAAGAAGCTGCTTtgtcatttattttcctttttaagatCATTATGTAGTAGGGGACTGAAAAGTGAAAACTCATCCCCCCGGACTGGACTGACTGAACACCCATAGGGACCCGTCCATTCGGTCAGCGggctaaattattttattattttttcattttttttgcaaataaattaattaatttttttttaaattactaaaattaaaattaagtaaattactTTGCGCTTAATTACTAGAAATGAAATAACACATGATATGTTTCCAGCTTATGATCTATTTTGGTGATGCTTATTAATAGGACTATACCATGGAGCAATAACTATGTTGGGGGTCCCATTTGTACTTGCATTCTTGATATATAAATGGCGCAGGAGACATTTATCGGCGTTTGACATCATTGAAGAATTTttacaaaacaacaataatcTCATACCAATAAGGTATTCGTACTCAGAAATTAGGAATATGACCAAGAAGTTTAAGGATAAACTAGGTGAAGGAGGCTATGGCACTGTCTTTAAGGGAACACTTCGAAGTGGCCGTCTTGTAGCTATAAAGATGTTAGGTAAGTCCAAAGCTAACGGACAAGAATTTATCAGTGAAGTTGCAACAATTGGAAGGATTCATCATATTAATGTAGTGCAACTAATTGGCTTTTGTGTTGAGGGATCAAAACGTGCTCTTATATATGAGTTCATGCCCAATGGATCtctaaataaatacattttttcacAAGAAGGAAGTCTTCTTCTAAACTATGAGAAAATGCATGATATTGCTTTGGGAGTAGCTCGTGGTATTGAGTATTTGCATCGAGGATGTGAAATGCAGATTCTTCATTTTGATATCAAGCCTCACAATATTCTCCTTGATGAAGACTTTACTCCTAAGGTTTCTGACTTTGGTCTGGCAAAACTGTATCCTATGGATAACAACACTGTTTCTTTAACTGCTGTAAGGGGGACATTAGGATACATGGCCCCTGAGTTGTGCTACAAAAATATTGGAAGCATCTCTTACAAAGCcgatgtttatagttttggaatGTTATTGATGGACATGATGGGTAAGCGAAGGAACTTGAATGCATTTGGAGACCAGTCTAGTAAATACTTTCCCAGTTGTGTCTATGAGGAAGTGCAAGATAAAAATAGCATAACCATAGAAAATGGAatggaagaggaaaagaaaatagcCAAGCAGATGATTGTAGTTGCGTTATGGTGTATACAGATGAAACCTAACTATCGTCCTTCAATGAATAAAGTTGTAGAAATGCTTGAAGGAAGCATTGAAAATTTACAAATACCTCCCAAGCCTTTTCTATCATCACTGGAGAGGGAACCAGAGGATATTGAAGACAATTCAAATCTTACTTTCCCATCAATTCAATCAAGTCAATATACTCAATCGTCGATCCGAAGTAATTGATATATTGATTGTTGGTTTTACATAAGGAAGCTAGTAGCCCTAACCAATAAGGAAATCATGTAATATTTGACAGTTCAAAAATGCTTCATATTATTATGTAAGAAATTCGTGTTCCTTTTTTTGTGATTGCTTTCCTTATTCCCATTatcttttattaagaaattttgtttgctCATATCTTAGTAACGAATTTGACTtggtatatttttattattcaattttaatttaatcatgATCTTCACCTGCTTCTTGAGTTTTTCATATATTAGTCATTGTAAAGAGCTCCTGAAATGTCACGAGGCCGTTGCATTGGTTCCAAGGCCCTATGTTGTTTGTAGTCCTTAAAAGAAAACCGTGAGGATAACACTCTAAAGTCCTccataaccattaaaaaaaaaaaaaacaccatttgaaactttcaaaatggtaaaaaaaaaaaaaaaaaaaagatctcctCTACAtaattctcaaaaaaaaaaaaaaaaaaaaaaagaaagaaagaagagagagccaTTTTTGTGACATCTACATGTCCTATTAATTCTTGAAATCCTTCCCAGCCACTATGGCTAATGATTATTTCATGATATGCATATAATTTCATTCTTTTCGGCCatcttaattatattttgtatttgaattttgtACCCTACACAACAACATTATTACCTCTATATATAACACCCACATATGTCCTTGTTGCtaaaaacatcatttttataACTATCAATTTCTAGAATATTAGAGAGCACCTTGCACACATCctgtaaaagttgaataaactaAAATCTTGTCctttactttttctaaaatctttatgtgcaatttttttttatttgagattttattttggaCCAGTTGGAGAAATTAGTTATGACCACAGTCGTAGCCTAGTAAGTTAGTAACTGATGATGGCTCATCACTAGCCTAGACCCATATCAGTATATCTCACGGACAGAATGTAAGACATCCCCAAAAGAGTGGAAAAACCTCAAAGCCtaatgcttctctctctctctctctctctctcaaagcccACCCCCCAAAACATGGGCTTCACTACTctttattaaagaaaatagaTGGGCTTAGTCACTTAACGCTTCCCTAACAAGATTACTAAAGTTGTCTGGATGGAGATCCATTAGTAATTATTGTTATCTCTTTCGATTATTTAAATGGACTCGATTAATTTTTGTAGGATTATACCTAAATTTGATAGATGCCaacttattttttcaataaatttatatatgtttatcaTATTGAGCAAAGAATaataatttgaagaatgaaacaccTACATATACAATGCAGCTTTGATTCAACATGGGATTGATTCTATAGTGATTTGTACTTTATAAGAGGACCTTTATTATCTTACTTTTTTTACTCTCCTTGATAGATTAGATCATGATGAAGATAACTCACAACCCAAACAACCTGCATGCAAGTGATAAGGTTAAGATTGAAGGAAACAAGCAAGGTGATAAGCCTTCAAACTAACCCTATATAATCTTGATAAACATGTAGAGTTGGAGACAGAATCAAATACAAGTGTATgatcatttataaataaatgtggACTCCCTCTAAGAGTTGGAGAGGAAATCCTTC contains:
- the LOC122308779 gene encoding rust resistance kinase Lr10-like, with protein sequence MAKSYFLFVLFILHHGQGQHDECAVSRRCDGHGPAIRFPFQLKDRHPDYCGFPGFHLSCSDTHDTVLELPISVKLFVKKIDYKSQELQVYHPDHCFPRGIQQLNLSSSPFQFTGYRLGLDDFSFFSCSHTEGEALTYRRAISCLSDTSYSHQVYVLSDDDGIYSLPTLPCRKMYSARSIPADGVYHPDDILYLNWSRPACRNCELKGRSCICTNSSCIESEIQCIPKHTEGASTKLVATGAILGPTLFLLLAFALYRVYSNDKAEKEYRKRIENFLDDYRSYKPTRYLYADLKRITNQFTEKLGEGAYGTVFKGKLSNEIHVAVKILNSSMGNGEEFINEVGIMGRIHHVNVVRLVGFCADGFRRALVYEFFSNYSLEKFIFSENSKSHFLGWDRLHDISLGVAKGIEYLHQGCDQRILHFDIKPHNVLLDQNFIPKISDFGLAKLCSKDQSAVSMTTGRGTMGYIAPEVFSRNFGTVSYKADVYSFGMLLLEIVGGRRSTVDLTSENASQVYFPEWIYNLLEQKEELRVFIEGDGDMKIAKKLAIVGLQCIQWHPMDRPSMKLVVQMLEGEGDKLIMPPNPFASPGPTRIHARKPITHLGQELEVIPELD
- the LOC122308778 gene encoding LEAF RUST 10 DISEASE-RESISTANCE LOCUS RECEPTOR-LIKE PROTEIN KINASE-like 2.3, producing the protein MKIGVSLSEGLMGLIVLVVLLLHQTCSAKDTNRDCVPSSCGNILNIGSPFRLEGDPPNCGYYNLSCQENQTVLHLFAGEYNVQEINYISQTIRVVDSGIQKDNYSSIPRHFLCYNNFSTPFGTDLTYFSPYFLNAVVLLNCEKRVDSPWYLNKSSCFGNRAYASNSSSSQPEAGFRYVIYNHTDLRDVEDLCQVEQIFWTSWRGLINLRNDPSSISCEDFHNLLLYGFELSWLTPSTDYGKCGIFEFSEQRRYYCKTRAGILGLPFRVYKGLLELPLYLFGGSGVRQTTIGRHIGDFIYNYYFKYGWNETGLQEVIVFVKSLILDFGLYHGAITMLGVPFVLAFLIYKWRRRHLSAFDIIEEFLQNNNNLIPIRYSYSEIRNMTKKFKDKLGEGGYGTVFKGTLRSGRLVAIKMLGKSKANGQEFISEVATIGRIHHINVVQLIGFCVEGSKRALIYEFMPNGSLNKYIFSQEGSLLLNYEKMHDIALGVARGIEYLHRGCEMQILHFDIKPHNILLDEDFTPKVSDFGLAKLYPMDNNTVSLTAVRGTLGYMAPELCYKNIGSISYKADVYSFGMLLMDMMGKRRNLNAFGDQSSKYFPSCVYEEVQDKNSITIENGMEEEKKIAKQMIVVALWCIQMKPNYRPSMNKVVEMLEGSIENLQIPPKPFLSSLEREPEDIEDNSNLTFPSIQSSQYTQSSIRSN